A part of Marinomonas rhizomae genomic DNA contains:
- a CDS encoding DUF3392 family protein, which translates to MFILDLNLRFAHFLQPYLQDISLALVATCLVVYGDKVNGFLKSLVSSWVFLARVMAFILMCTFGYGLLTLWSQPLVYWGITRVDLVYRPALILFCFCLLGVLAERKRHL; encoded by the coding sequence ATGTTTATTCTTGATCTTAATCTTCGTTTTGCGCATTTCCTTCAGCCTTATCTTCAGGACATCTCTTTAGCGTTAGTTGCTACTTGTTTGGTCGTTTACGGCGATAAGGTAAATGGTTTTCTAAAAAGCTTGGTGTCTTCTTGGGTGTTTTTGGCTCGGGTGATGGCGTTTATTTTGATGTGTACTTTTGGTTATGGGCTTCTCACTTTATGGAGTCAGCCATTAGTTTACTGGGGGATTACGCGCGTTGATTTGGTATATCGCCCGGCTTTAATCCTGTTTTGTTTTTGTCTTTTGGGTGTTTTGGCTGAAAGAAAGCGTCATTTGTAA
- a CDS encoding uridine kinase, which produces MLIKIAPTLIMFVFTFFIGIATLAKAESDAAPKVAEVAELFGLPLNDLSVSQLNKQLNSMGLSSYPSYKDGAVSYSLGPEGILGVTNATIYSNGSGYVRQALLSGVVESKEKRKALGDLLTRKYGNPSEGALNNGIGRSKWLFTDGTMIELHNTTYDVSLMYVDGSPKVVARSGQIDVEALSRKNQ; this is translated from the coding sequence ATGCTTATTAAAATTGCCCCTACGCTCATTATGTTCGTTTTTACTTTTTTTATAGGGATTGCGACTTTGGCGAAGGCCGAATCAGATGCTGCCCCTAAGGTTGCTGAGGTGGCCGAACTGTTTGGTTTGCCATTGAATGATTTGAGTGTCTCTCAATTAAATAAACAACTGAACAGTATGGGCTTAAGCAGTTATCCGTCTTATAAGGATGGTGCCGTAAGTTACAGCCTGGGGCCTGAAGGTATTTTGGGAGTGACCAATGCGACGATTTACTCAAACGGGTCGGGTTACGTTCGTCAGGCTCTTTTGTCTGGTGTTGTGGAAAGTAAAGAAAAGCGCAAAGCGTTAGGTGACTTGCTTACCCGTAAGTATGGAAATCCTAGCGAAGGTGCTCTTAATAATGGTATTGGGCGTTCAAAATGGTTGTTTACAGATGGCACCATGATTGAGCTTCATAATACGACTTATGACGTGTCTTTAATGTATGTTGATGGAAGTCCAAAAGTGGTTGCCCGTTCTGGGCAAATTGATGTTGAAGCTTTGTCTCGTAAAAACCAATAA
- a CDS encoding TSUP family transporter: protein MDYVFFDISIWIYLALFGAAFIAGAIDAIAGGGGLITVPVLLAAGLSPAEALATNKLQGCAGTVSASYHFIKKGQVKLSDMWLPILMTAIGAICGTLLVSYLDSSLLLKAVPIILIAVAIFFFFLPKVQPYIASKFSLTHIQFAVIIGTSIGFYDGLIGPGTGAFFSTAYLCLMGLTVVSATAHTKVLNATSNLASLAMFAFSGHLIWALGIVMGIGQWFGAQIGSRLVITKGAKLIRPMVIIMCLAISVKLLLDN from the coding sequence ATGGACTATGTTTTCTTCGATATCTCTATTTGGATCTATCTTGCCCTCTTTGGCGCGGCGTTTATTGCCGGTGCAATAGATGCTATCGCGGGCGGCGGTGGTCTCATTACAGTACCGGTTTTATTGGCGGCTGGTCTCTCTCCAGCAGAGGCATTGGCGACGAACAAACTCCAAGGCTGTGCAGGAACCGTCTCTGCGTCTTATCACTTTATAAAAAAAGGCCAAGTTAAACTGTCTGATATGTGGTTGCCCATCTTAATGACGGCCATCGGCGCTATTTGCGGCACGCTATTAGTCTCGTATTTAGACAGTAGCTTACTACTCAAAGCCGTCCCGATTATATTAATCGCCGTTGCCATTTTCTTTTTCTTTTTACCTAAAGTTCAACCTTATATTGCCAGTAAATTTTCACTCACTCATATACAGTTTGCGGTGATTATCGGTACCAGCATTGGCTTTTACGATGGTTTGATTGGTCCAGGAACTGGCGCTTTCTTCTCTACCGCCTATTTGTGTTTGATGGGGCTGACCGTAGTTTCAGCAACCGCCCACACCAAAGTACTCAACGCGACCAGTAACTTAGCATCACTGGCGATGTTCGCCTTTAGCGGCCACCTTATTTGGGCATTAGGTATTGTGATGGGAATTGGGCAGTGGTTTGGTGCGCAAATTGGCTCTCGCCTTGTCATCACCAAGGGCGCGAAGCTGATTCGCCCTATGGTGATTATTATGTGTTTGGCGATTTCCGTTAAATTACTATTGGATAACTAA
- the gcvA gene encoding transcriptional regulator GcvA: MKSVPLAGLGTFAIAARHLSFTKAAQEMHLTQGAVSQQIRQLEERLKLTLFVRYHRRLELTVAGARLAVQLNHSFTEINDLVLELQEEETSNILTVSVMPSFATKWLIPRLGSLQEAYPDLQLRIQANDREVNFQRDRIDVAIVHSHVHSSKGHIVPLMKDKVFPVCSPAFVQQRALAEANQLAQVPLLNDDSEWRFSSPYAEWEKWLLLANAKGIKPSRGISFNRGDLAVQAAIAGQGVALGRTPLVMDDIQQGRLVMPFSETLDEGHAYLFVCPEMQHQREPVQQLLSWLVAQCYEYSPEDALTKPNDLS; the protein is encoded by the coding sequence ATGAAGTCTGTTCCATTGGCTGGGTTAGGTACTTTTGCTATCGCGGCACGTCATTTGAGTTTTACCAAAGCCGCGCAAGAAATGCATTTAACGCAGGGGGCTGTCAGTCAGCAAATTCGTCAGTTAGAAGAGCGTTTGAAGTTGACGTTGTTTGTTCGTTACCATCGACGTCTAGAATTGACGGTGGCGGGTGCTCGCTTAGCGGTGCAGCTCAATCATAGTTTTACTGAAATTAATGATTTAGTGTTAGAGCTACAGGAAGAAGAAACGTCTAATATTTTAACCGTTTCTGTCATGCCATCTTTTGCCACCAAATGGTTAATTCCTCGGTTGGGTAGCTTGCAGGAAGCTTACCCCGATTTGCAGCTTCGTATCCAAGCAAATGACAGAGAGGTGAACTTTCAGCGTGACCGCATTGATGTGGCAATCGTCCATAGTCATGTTCATAGCTCCAAAGGGCACATTGTTCCATTGATGAAAGATAAGGTCTTTCCTGTTTGCAGTCCTGCGTTTGTACAGCAGCGTGCTTTGGCTGAAGCCAATCAATTGGCGCAAGTGCCTTTATTAAACGATGACTCTGAGTGGCGCTTTTCTAGCCCTTATGCGGAATGGGAGAAGTGGCTGTTGCTGGCTAATGCAAAAGGCATTAAGCCTTCTCGCGGGATTAGTTTTAACCGTGGTGATCTCGCTGTCCAAGCCGCCATTGCTGGACAAGGCGTTGCTTTAGGTAGGACGCCTTTGGTGATGGATGATATTCAGCAGGGACGTTTAGTGATGCCGTTTTCGGAAACATTGGACGAAGGCCACGCTTACTTGTTCGTTTGCCCTGAAATGCAGCATCAACGGGAGCCAGTTCAGCAGCTGCTTAGCTGGTTGGTTGCTCAGTGCTACGAATATTCACCAGAGGATGCTTTGACGAAGCCCAATGATCTGAGCTAG
- a CDS encoding glyceraldehyde-3-phosphate dehydrogenase: MTSTWLQALSQAESMIPLLGKLGREKAVKIQLAGNTLMADSVTGLMAAFDQHPELDLAQVYQVLEQVLASDTANAVVELESLMAEADVESVLAAQSNDGTETPVVLYGFGRIGRLLARRMCTLGHTTPGMSLAAIVVRKACDNDLAKRASLLKYDSVHGVYDGLVKVDEENQALIINGSPVKIIYASDPAEVDYQAHGINKALLVDNTGRWRDHDGLSVHLNRPGIERVVLTAPGKEMKNIVFGVNDSDIKDTDRIVSAASCTTNAITPILSVLEQSYGIESGHVETVHAYTNDQNLIDNIHKGDRRGRAAGMNMVMTETGAAKAVSKAIPSLEGKLSGSAIRVPVINVSIAVLSLNLKSAASVEAINQLLKEASNSAELTGQIGYSEECDAVSSDFIGSQQAGILDSLSTKVRGNQATLYVWYDNEYGYSCQVVRLMEKLAQANFTKAEVIKDKAA, from the coding sequence ATGACAAGCACTTGGTTACAAGCACTTTCACAAGCAGAATCTATGATTCCTCTTTTAGGTAAACTTGGTCGTGAGAAAGCAGTAAAAATTCAGTTGGCAGGAAATACCTTAATGGCAGATTCTGTAACGGGTTTAATGGCGGCGTTTGATCAGCATCCTGAACTGGATCTTGCTCAAGTTTATCAAGTGTTAGAGCAAGTGTTGGCAAGTGACACCGCTAATGCCGTGGTAGAGCTAGAGTCTTTGATGGCCGAGGCGGATGTTGAATCTGTACTTGCGGCTCAGTCAAACGATGGTACTGAGACGCCTGTTGTTCTTTATGGGTTTGGCCGTATCGGTCGTTTGCTTGCTCGCCGTATGTGTACTCTTGGCCATACTACTCCTGGCATGTCATTAGCTGCAATTGTGGTACGCAAAGCGTGCGACAATGATCTTGCTAAGCGTGCTAGTTTGCTTAAATATGATTCTGTTCACGGCGTATATGATGGCTTGGTAAAAGTAGATGAAGAGAATCAAGCTCTGATCATCAATGGCTCACCGGTTAAAATTATTTATGCTTCTGATCCTGCTGAAGTTGATTACCAAGCCCATGGTATTAACAAGGCATTGCTTGTTGATAATACTGGCCGCTGGCGTGACCACGACGGTTTGAGTGTTCACTTGAATCGTCCAGGGATTGAGCGCGTTGTACTGACGGCTCCAGGCAAAGAAATGAAAAATATCGTATTCGGTGTAAACGATAGCGATATAAAAGACACTGACCGCATTGTTTCTGCAGCATCCTGCACAACAAACGCAATTACGCCTATTTTGTCTGTTTTGGAGCAATCATACGGTATCGAATCTGGTCATGTCGAAACGGTTCACGCTTACACAAATGATCAAAACCTAATTGATAATATCCACAAAGGTGATCGCCGTGGTCGTGCTGCGGGCATGAACATGGTTATGACTGAAACCGGCGCGGCAAAAGCAGTGTCAAAAGCGATTCCGTCTTTAGAAGGTAAGTTAAGCGGTAGTGCGATTCGAGTTCCTGTTATCAACGTTTCTATCGCAGTATTAAGTCTGAACTTGAAATCTGCAGCCTCTGTTGAAGCGATTAATCAGCTGTTGAAAGAAGCATCCAACAGCGCTGAATTGACAGGTCAAATTGGTTACAGCGAAGAGTGTGATGCAGTGAGCTCTGACTTCATCGGCTCACAGCAGGCAGGTATCTTGGACTCTTTGTCGACAAAAGTTCGTGGCAACCAAGCAACATTATACGTTTGGTACGATAACGAATACGGCTACAGCTGTCAGGTTGTGCGCTTGATGGAGAAGCTTGCTCAAGCAAATTTTACTAAAGCTGAAGTGATAAAAGACAAAGCAGCTTAA